The Papio anubis isolate 15944 chromosome 1, Panubis1.0, whole genome shotgun sequence genome window below encodes:
- the C1H1orf210 gene encoding type III endosome membrane protein TEMP, with protein MNETNKTLVGPSELPTASAVAPGPGTGARAWPVLVGFVLGAVVLSLLIALAAKCHLCRRYHASYRHRPLPGTGRGGHPQVAEDEDDDGFIEDNYIQPGTGELGTEGSRDNFSL; from the exons ATGAATGAGACAAACAAAA CACTTGTGGGGCCCTCGGAGCTCCCCACAGCATCTGCTGTGGCCCCTGGCCCAGGCACTGGGGCTCGGGCGTGGCCTGTGCTGGTAGGATTTGTGCTGGGGGCTGTGGTCCTCTCGCTCCTCATCGCACTGGCTGCCAAATGCCACCTCTGCCGCCGATACCATGCCAGCTACCGGCACCGCCCACTGCCTGGGACAGGAAGGGGGGGCCACCCACAGGTGGCTgaagatgaggatgatgatggctTCATCGAGGACAATTACATTCAGCCTGGGACTGGCGAGCTGGGGACAGAGGGTAGCAGGGACAACTTCTCCCTCTGA